One window from the genome of Nicotiana tomentosiformis chromosome 5, ASM39032v3, whole genome shotgun sequence encodes:
- the LOC104106829 gene encoding protein trichome birefringence-like 33 yields the protein MKSPPSSSPSSSLLLRKTRLSPFLFTLLAFIVFIAVILYSEVFSQCDTKLSGLRISISRIMKNKEKLPFAIGEREEGCDVFKGRWVWEKSRPLYEEYECPYIQPQLTCQEHGRPDKDYQHWRWQPHACSLPSFNATLVLESLRGKRMLFVGDSLNRGQFVSMVCLLQRIIPQNAKSMETFGSLTVFTAKDYNAKIEYYWAPFLLESNADDAVIHRITDRIVRKGSINKHGKNWKGADIIVFNTYLWWMTGMPFKILQNGSFKDDVKDMIQVSTEDAYRLAMKSMLRWVKRNMDPKKNRVFFTSMSPSHHKSIDWGGEPDRNCYNETTKIEDPSYWGLDSSKSVMQVIGEVFSKSEVPISFLNITQLSSYRKDAHTSIYKKQWNPLTPEQLANPVSYADCTHWCLPGLQDTWNELLFAKLFYP from the exons ATGAAGTCACCTCCCTCTTCATCTCCTTCTTCCTCTCTTCTTCTCAGAAAAACTCGGCTTTCTCCTTTTCTATTCACTTTATTAGCCTTCATCGTCTTCATTGCTGTTATTCTTTACAGTGAAGTCTTCAGTCAATGTGATACCAAACTCTCTGGCCTTCGCATTTCCATCTCAAGAATCA TGAAAAACAAGGAGAAATTGCCATTTGCTATAGGAGAAAGAGAAGAAGGGTGTGACGTATTCAAAGGAAGATGGGTTTGGGAGAAGAGCCGACCTTTATACGAGGAATACGAGTGTCCTTACATACAACCACAGTTAACTTGCCAAGAACACGGTCGTCCAGACAAAGACTATCAGCATTGGAGATGGCAACCTCATGCTTGCTCTCTTCCTAG TTTCAATGCAACATTAGTGCTGGAAAGCCTTCGAGGGAAGAGGATGTTATTCGTTGGCGATTCCTTGAACAGAGGACAATTTGTTTCCATGGTTTGCCTTCTCCAAAGAATTATTCCCCAGAATGCCAAATCCATGGAAACTTTTGGTTCCCTCACTGTTTTCACTGCAAAG GATTACAATGCAAAAATTGAGTATTACTGGGCACCATTTCTGCTAGAATCAAATGCCGATGATGCAGTCATACATAGGATTACTGATAGAATTGTCCGTAAAGGTTCAATAAATAAGCACGGTAAAAATTGGAAAGGGGCTGACATAATTGTGTTCAACACTTATCTTTGGTGGATGACCGGCATGCCATTCAAGATTTT GCAAAACGGGTCTTTCAAGGATGATGTGAAAGATATGATACAAGTGTCCACAGAGGATGCATATCGCTTGGCAATGAAGAGTATGTTGAGATGGGTGAAGAGGAATATGGATCCAAAGAAAAACAGAGTATTTTTCACTAGCATGTCACCTTCTCATCATAA GAGCATAGATTGGGGAGGTGAACCTGATAGGAATTGTTACAATGAAACTACAAAGATTGAGGATCCAAGTTACTGGGGATTAGATAGCAGCAAAAGCGTAATGCAAGTGATTGGAGAAGTATTTAGTAAATCAGAAGTGCCCATATCGTTTCTCAACATAACACAGCTATCAAGTTACAGGAAAGATGCACACACATCAATTTACAAGAAACAATGGAATCCACTGACACCAGAGCAACTAGCAAACCCTGTTAGCTATGCTGATTGTACACATTGGTGTTTGCCTGGGCTACAAGATACTTGGAATGAACTTTTATTCGCAAAGCTCTTTTATCCTTGA